A genomic stretch from Bacillus alveayuensis includes:
- a CDS encoding sugar phosphate permease (product_source=COG2271; cath_funfam=1.20.1250.20; cog=COG2271; pfam=PF07690; superfamily=103473; transmembrane_helix_parts=Inside_1_6,TMhelix_7_29,Outside_30_48,TMhelix_49_71,Inside_72_77,TMhelix_78_100,Outside_101_104,TMhelix_105_127,Inside_128_133,TMhelix_134_156,Outside_157_165,TMhelix_166_188,Inside_189_228,TMhelix_229_251,Outside_252_263,TMhelix_264_286,Inside_287_292,TMhelix_293_315,Outside_316_318,TMhelix_319_341,Inside_342_347,TMhelix_348_367,Outside_368_381,TMhelix_382_404,Inside_405_429): MKKLHRGWWILFFIVLSVLACLGFGRFALGAILPFMKDGLRLSYGETGLVASSVFLGYLISVTTVGHFVLRYRPKKVIVASLFAIAFGMVVNANAASFWTAYFGSFLIGIGSGGAYIPSLGLLGQWFSRERKGMALGIAMAGAGIGIVFSGLAVPALVGIDPVSGWRYSWYILAAGVVLISLANWMTIRNDPSELGLKPIGETDDKSKPTTKKIGIGSARNQVYKNKFIWLIGLNYLAWGFSYIIFSTFLVDYLMTDVGFDKQLAGTYFSIAGIVSIISGFLWGSISDRFGRMMTLAVVFGIQCFMLLTISFTSFPSLLLASIILYSLTLWGVPTIMNASVSDFVDTLFVPIAMGFITLFFSIGQFISPMVTGFLIDMSGSYFPALLLSATVSMLGGFGCGRLYKLTNRGQNLPNNEGKATYQTVKQQD, encoded by the coding sequence TTGAAAAAGCTGCACAGAGGCTGGTGGATTCTCTTTTTTATCGTTTTGAGCGTTCTTGCATGCTTGGGGTTCGGAAGGTTCGCACTGGGAGCGATCCTTCCATTTATGAAAGATGGTCTACGCCTCAGTTATGGGGAAACGGGCTTGGTCGCTTCCTCCGTATTTTTGGGGTATTTAATCAGTGTGACAACGGTCGGTCATTTTGTTTTAAGATACCGGCCGAAGAAGGTCATCGTAGCATCCTTGTTTGCCATTGCTTTCGGAATGGTGGTCAATGCGAATGCTGCGAGCTTTTGGACGGCGTATTTCGGTTCTTTTCTGATAGGGATTGGTTCTGGTGGGGCTTACATTCCGTCACTGGGCCTGTTGGGACAATGGTTTTCGCGGGAGAGGAAAGGAATGGCGCTTGGCATTGCAATGGCTGGGGCAGGGATCGGCATCGTATTCAGCGGCCTTGCGGTTCCCGCTCTTGTCGGGATTGATCCCGTTAGCGGCTGGCGTTATAGCTGGTATATTCTCGCCGCTGGTGTAGTCTTGATTTCCCTCGCCAACTGGATGACAATCCGCAACGATCCAAGTGAACTTGGCCTTAAGCCGATAGGGGAAACCGATGACAAATCCAAACCCACTACAAAAAAAATCGGTATCGGCAGTGCGCGGAACCAAGTTTATAAAAACAAATTCATTTGGTTGATCGGATTGAACTATTTAGCTTGGGGATTCAGCTACATTATCTTCTCCACCTTTTTGGTCGATTATTTAATGACAGATGTTGGCTTTGATAAACAACTGGCCGGCACCTATTTTTCCATTGCTGGCATTGTCAGCATCATCAGCGGATTTTTATGGGGAAGTATATCAGACCGCTTCGGACGGATGATGACTCTCGCTGTCGTCTTTGGCATTCAATGTTTCATGCTACTAACCATTTCGTTCACCTCTTTCCCATCCTTGCTGTTAGCATCTATCATTTTATATAGCTTGACGTTATGGGGTGTGCCAACGATCATGAATGCAAGCGTCAGTGATTTCGTCGACACTTTGTTTGTTCCAATCGCGATGGGCTTCATTACATTGTTTTTCAGCATCGGTCAATTCATCTCACCTATGGTTACTGGATTTCTCATTGACATGTCCGGCAGCTATTTCCCAGCACTTTTATTGTCTGCCACCGTTTCCATGCTTGGGGGCTTTGGATGTGGAAGGCTGTATAAACTGACAAACCGTGGCCAGAACCTTCCTAATAATGAAGGAAAAGCAACATATCAAACAGTTAAACAACAAGATTAA
- a CDS encoding uncharacterized protein (TIGR00369 family) (product_source=TIGR00369; cath_funfam=3.10.129.10; cog=COG2050; pfam=PF03061; superfamily=54637; tigrfam=TIGR00369; transmembrane_helix_parts=Outside_1_50,TMhelix_51_73,Inside_74_138) yields the protein MKTVNLLEVINGISEPPACDQTLGVKVIEAKDGYSKGVWTIKEHLLNGNGVIMGGFIGAAADIMMAYAISSLLTENQTFASINLQTTFHRPTFPGEVMIEAKVEKFGRTISYLTASLKQNEKEIASVTSSIMIMEKKG from the coding sequence ATGAAAACTGTCAATCTTCTTGAAGTCATTAATGGAATAAGTGAACCGCCAGCATGTGATCAGACGCTTGGTGTCAAAGTTATCGAAGCAAAAGACGGATATTCTAAAGGCGTTTGGACCATTAAGGAACATCTTTTAAATGGCAATGGAGTGATTATGGGAGGTTTTATAGGAGCAGCAGCTGACATTATGATGGCTTATGCCATCTCTTCCTTATTAACAGAAAATCAAACATTTGCCTCTATTAATTTACAAACAACTTTTCATCGACCTACATTTCCTGGAGAAGTCATGATTGAGGCAAAGGTTGAAAAATTTGGTCGTACGATCAGTTATTTAACAGCGTCGCTAAAACAAAACGAGAAAGAGATTGCAAGCGTAACCTCCTCTATCATGATTATGGAAAAGAAGGGATAA
- a CDS encoding branched-chain amino acid transport system substrate-binding protein (product_source=KO:K01999; cath_funfam=3.40.50.2300; cleavage_site_network=SignalP-noTM; cog=COG0683; ko=KO:K01999; pfam=PF13458; superfamily=53822), whose translation MKKLSFKLFFAMMMVFILSACSGNGEKTSGENSSEKPEEYKIGVIYSKTGPNSPLGEPEWNTTKLIEEKINADGGINGVPLKIVMADDESSQEKATQEMNRLINDENVLVVLGSSGSGESLAMKGIAMQQQVPMISAAASTHIVEPAEESKWVFKTPHSDVHAVERIYMYLNEQGISKIGTIVDSNAFGSSGLEQLEKLAEKYNIEIVAKEIYNTQDPDMSAQVTRINSSKAEAIVVWGTNPGPAVIAKNVRDLGIDLPIIGSHGIANQNFIKLAGEAAEGVVIPTGKLLFPDQIPQDDVQYEVISSFYKDYTEKFGSEPTNFGSYGYDNLMLVIEALKNGATDRESIRDYLENNIKDWVGATGVYNFSEKDHNGLKADSLVMAVVKDGKWTLLESK comes from the coding sequence ATGAAAAAATTATCTTTTAAACTATTTTTTGCAATGATGATGGTATTCATTTTATCAGCATGTTCTGGAAATGGTGAGAAAACAAGCGGGGAAAATAGTTCTGAAAAACCGGAAGAATATAAGATTGGAGTCATTTATTCAAAAACTGGTCCAAACAGTCCACTAGGAGAACCAGAATGGAACACGACAAAGTTAATTGAAGAAAAAATTAACGCAGATGGCGGGATTAACGGAGTACCTTTAAAAATTGTGATGGCTGACGATGAGTCCAGTCAAGAAAAAGCAACACAAGAAATGAATCGTTTAATTAATGACGAAAACGTTCTTGTCGTCTTAGGTTCTTCTGGCAGCGGCGAAAGTCTTGCCATGAAAGGGATTGCCATGCAACAGCAAGTTCCTATGATTTCCGCAGCAGCTAGCACCCACATTGTAGAACCAGCAGAAGAGTCAAAATGGGTGTTTAAAACTCCACATTCAGATGTTCATGCCGTTGAAAGAATTTATATGTATTTAAATGAACAAGGAATTAGCAAAATTGGTACAATCGTCGACTCAAACGCTTTCGGTTCAAGCGGATTGGAGCAGTTAGAAAAATTAGCAGAAAAGTATAATATTGAAATCGTCGCAAAAGAAATTTATAACACACAAGACCCTGATATGAGTGCACAAGTTACGAGAATTAATAGTTCAAAAGCAGAAGCAATTGTTGTTTGGGGTACAAATCCTGGTCCTGCTGTCATTGCGAAAAACGTACGCGATTTAGGGATTGATCTCCCAATTATCGGAAGCCACGGAATTGCAAACCAAAACTTTATTAAATTAGCTGGAGAAGCAGCAGAAGGAGTCGTCATTCCAACTGGAAAATTACTGTTCCCAGATCAAATTCCACAAGACGATGTTCAGTATGAAGTCATTTCTTCTTTTTATAAAGATTACACAGAAAAGTTTGGCAGTGAGCCAACAAACTTTGGTTCCTATGGATATGACAATTTAATGTTAGTGATCGAAGCATTGAAAAATGGTGCAACAGATCGAGAATCCATTCGTGATTATTTAGAAAACAACATTAAAGATTGGGTTGGTGCAACTGGTGTATATAACTTTTCCGAAAAGGATCATAATGGTCTAAAAGCAGACAGTCTAGTTATGGCCGTAGTAAAAGACGGTAAATGGACACTACTTGAAAGTAAATAA
- a CDS encoding branched-chain amino acid transport system ATP-binding protein (product_source=KO:K01996; cath_funfam=3.40.50.300; cog=COG0410; ko=KO:K01996; pfam=PF00005,PF12399; smart=SM00382; superfamily=52540): MSGEQVMQVANLSVSYGPIQALRNVSLSINKGEIVALLGANGAGKTTLLKAISGLLKPTNGEIIYKGENITGMEAEKIVEKHLIHVPEHRQIFSTLTVLDNLYLGAYHHRKKSKKKDIEEKIKRVFELFPILKERKDQLGGTMSGGQQQMLAIARGVMADPDLLLLDEPSLGLAPLIARDVLELVRDLRNKFGTTVLLIEQNVVASLKVADRGYVISHGEIVKSGSSQELLNDPEVKEAYLGHAVS, translated from the coding sequence ATGAGCGGGGAGCAAGTAATGCAAGTAGCAAATTTATCCGTCAGCTATGGACCCATTCAAGCATTAAGAAATGTATCTTTATCCATTAATAAAGGAGAAATTGTCGCACTATTAGGAGCAAATGGAGCTGGAAAAACAACATTATTGAAAGCGATTTCTGGCCTTTTAAAACCAACGAATGGAGAAATAATTTACAAAGGTGAAAATATTACCGGAATGGAAGCAGAGAAAATTGTAGAAAAACATCTCATTCATGTACCTGAACATAGACAAATCTTTTCCACATTAACAGTGCTAGACAATTTATATTTAGGTGCTTATCACCATCGAAAAAAATCTAAAAAAAAGGATATTGAAGAAAAAATAAAACGCGTTTTTGAGTTATTTCCTATCTTAAAAGAACGAAAAGATCAGCTTGGGGGAACGATGTCTGGTGGTCAACAACAAATGCTTGCCATTGCGCGAGGGGTAATGGCTGATCCTGACCTGTTGCTGCTAGATGAGCCTTCACTTGGTCTAGCTCCACTTATTGCAAGAGATGTACTCGAGCTCGTCCGCGATTTACGCAATAAATTTGGCACAACTGTACTATTAATCGAACAAAATGTTGTTGCTTCTTTAAAAGTCGCGGATCGCGGCTACGTTATTTCTCACGGAGAAATTGTGAAAAGTGGAAGCTCTCAAGAACTTTTAAATGATCCTGAAGTAAAAGAGGCCTATTTAGGTCATGCAGTAAGCTAA
- a CDS encoding branched-chain amino acid transport system ATP-binding protein (product_source=KO:K01995; cath_funfam=3.40.50.300; cog=COG0411; ko=KO:K01995; pfam=PF00005,PF12399; smart=SM00382; superfamily=52540): MLEVKSVTKKFGGVIANQDVSFTIEENQIVGLIGPNGAGKSTLFNMISSIFPPTTGEIFFLGTRIDQMPAFKVAPLGISRTFQNLQVFKNMTLIENVMVGQHIQTKTSILGAALLLPSSRKEEKVMYEEAMKYLQFVGLDSLYNHKAGSLALGKLRLLELARALATKPKLLLLDEIAAGLNHKETQEMSELIKKVRDTGVTVFVVEHDMDLVMSICDKIIVLDQGMKIAEGTPKEIQTNEAVITAYLGTDIDEEKEEVIGS, encoded by the coding sequence TTGCTAGAGGTCAAATCTGTTACGAAAAAATTCGGGGGTGTCATCGCAAATCAAGATGTGTCCTTTACGATCGAAGAAAATCAAATTGTTGGTTTAATTGGGCCAAATGGTGCTGGTAAAAGTACGTTGTTTAATATGATTTCATCAATTTTTCCACCAACTACAGGAGAAATATTTTTTTTAGGAACTAGAATCGACCAAATGCCTGCTTTCAAGGTGGCGCCATTAGGAATTTCTCGTACTTTTCAAAATTTGCAAGTATTTAAAAATATGACATTGATTGAAAATGTGATGGTTGGCCAACATATCCAAACAAAGACAAGTATACTTGGAGCTGCATTACTGCTTCCTAGTTCGAGAAAAGAAGAGAAAGTCATGTATGAAGAAGCGATGAAGTATTTACAGTTTGTCGGCCTTGATTCCCTTTATAACCATAAAGCAGGAAGCCTCGCCCTTGGTAAGCTTCGTCTGCTTGAATTAGCGAGAGCACTAGCAACTAAACCGAAATTATTATTGCTTGATGAAATCGCAGCTGGCCTCAATCATAAAGAAACGCAGGAAATGAGTGAATTAATTAAAAAAGTGAGAGATACTGGCGTTACCGTGTTTGTTGTAGAACATGACATGGATCTTGTCATGAGCATTTGCGACAAAATTATTGTGTTAGATCAAGGAATGAAAATCGCTGAAGGAACACCTAAAGAAATTCAAACAAACGAAGCCGTTATCACTGCCTATTTGGGCACTGACATAGATGAGGAGAAGGAGGAGGTGATTGGATCATGA
- a CDS encoding branched-chain amino acid transport system permease protein (product_source=KO:K01998; cog=COG4177; ko=KO:K01998; pfam=PF02653; transmembrane_helix_parts=Inside_1_11,TMhelix_12_34,Outside_35_38,TMhelix_39_58,Inside_59_64,TMhelix_65_82,Outside_83_86,TMhelix_87_106,Inside_107_112,TMhelix_113_132,Outside_133_159,TMhelix_160_182,Inside_183_213,TMhelix_214_236,Outside_237_259,TMhelix_260_282,Inside_283_294,TMhelix_295_317,Outside_318_340): MRLEGVQQTKWTGVLIFAILVFLFPLVVTQSFYLTQATFAGIYAIVAIGLGLLMGYAGQISLGQAAFYGIGAYTTAVLTTTFGWSPWLSLLCSILFPAIVAFIMGYTMARLSGYYLAMATLALGIIVHTLLVEWRDVTKGASGLYGVPQIHLFGVTFTQGISYYYFVWTFTIIVLIISLNIVHSRVGRALRSIHDSEIASSSMGVNTGKYKMQIFILSSMFAGLAGWLFAHMSYSISPSSFTLNTSIIFLTMIVLGGSGSVWGAIFGTILIKIVGIIIHILSEQFPIITSDFEHVIYGLILMLVIIFLPRGLFPAAVDWIQSLQLKKWEKKVQQKEVYPD, encoded by the coding sequence ATGAGGCTTGAAGGCGTTCAACAAACAAAATGGACAGGGGTACTCATTTTCGCAATACTCGTTTTTCTTTTCCCACTAGTCGTTACACAATCTTTTTATTTAACCCAAGCCACATTCGCCGGCATTTATGCTATTGTTGCGATCGGTCTTGGATTACTAATGGGTTATGCTGGACAAATTTCCCTCGGACAAGCGGCATTTTACGGCATCGGTGCTTATACGACTGCCGTTTTGACAACAACATTCGGATGGAGTCCTTGGTTGAGTTTATTATGTTCCATTCTTTTTCCAGCAATTGTTGCTTTTATTATGGGGTATACAATGGCTCGCCTTAGTGGTTATTACTTGGCAATGGCAACACTCGCTCTTGGCATTATCGTTCATACGTTATTGGTCGAATGGCGTGATGTCACAAAGGGAGCATCTGGATTATATGGAGTTCCTCAAATTCACTTATTCGGTGTTACTTTTACCCAAGGAATCTCTTATTATTACTTCGTTTGGACATTTACGATCATCGTTCTCATCATTTCGTTAAATATCGTTCATTCTAGAGTAGGAAGAGCACTTAGATCGATTCATGATAGTGAAATTGCATCAAGTTCAATGGGGGTAAACACCGGCAAATATAAAATGCAAATCTTCATTTTAAGTTCTATGTTTGCTGGACTTGCCGGATGGCTGTTTGCTCATATGAGTTATAGCATTTCACCTTCATCGTTCACGCTCAATACATCCATCATTTTCTTAACGATGATTGTTTTGGGAGGAAGCGGAAGTGTTTGGGGAGCTATTTTCGGAACTATTTTGATTAAAATTGTCGGCATCATCATTCATATTCTAAGTGAACAATTTCCTATTATTACAAGCGACTTTGAACATGTCATTTATGGATTGATTTTAATGCTCGTGATTATCTTCTTGCCACGCGGATTATTCCCTGCCGCTGTGGATTGGATTCAATCGCTGCAATTAAAAAAATGGGAGAAAAAAGTACAGCAAAAAGAGGTATATCCTGATTGA